GCGCCGCAATCATAATACCCCGATAAAAAATGTAGGCAAACAGTACTATGACAATCAGAGTCCCGATAAAGCCAAATTCCTCGCCCAAAACCGAAAAAATAAAATCGGTATGACGTTCCGGAAGAAACTTAAGCTGACTCTGAGAGCCTTCGAGATACCCCTTGCCGATCAATCCGCCCGAGCCGACCGCAATTTTCGACTGAATAATCTGGTACCCCGCGCCACGGGGATCCCGTCCCGGGTCAAGAAAAGTGAGAATCCTGAGTTTCTGATAATCGGCCAGTCGATTCCAGACTATGGGGGCCAGGATCCCGAAGAAAAGATTGACCGTGACCGCCAAAGATCCGGACAGAAAACCCGGTCTGAAGGCCAAAATAAATCCTATCAAAATGACCAGATAGACCACCCAGGTCAACCAGTGAAAAGCGGTCAGCAGCGAAATCAACGGCGATATTATCAAAATAATATAAAATGGCGACAGACCCGACCAAAACCAAAGGCTGAATAAGAGGGCCACAAAAACCATTGATGTTCCCAGATCGGGCTGGACAATAACCATTCCGACCGGGATTACGGTTATCACCGTTGAAATCAGTAATCTTCCGATTGACTGCGGCCGCAGTTTGGTGTAGGCCAAAAAACGCGCCAGGGCAATCAATAGCGCCAGCTTGGCAATATCCGACGGAGTCACATTTATCGGTCCCAGAGAGAACCACCGAGCCGCCCCGTACTTGGAATGTCCGATGAAGAAAACCAGCAATAACAGAGACAATCCCAGGGCATAGAACAGATAGGCCAGAAAATCTATCATGCGCAAGGGGATATGAATAACGACTGCAAAGGCAAAAAGAGCCATGCATACCCAGAGTATTTGCTTGACATAAAAATCCTGCGATGAACCGGTCGCCGAATCAAATTGGGCGGAATATATCAGCA
This sequence is a window from candidate division Zixibacteria bacterium HGW-Zixibacteria-1. Protein-coding genes within it:
- a CDS encoding rod shape-determining protein RodA, with translation MNIVYRNLDWKLIGAALILSIIGILLIYSAQFDSATGSSQDFYVKQILWVCMALFAFAVVIHIPLRMIDFLAYLFYALGLSLLLLVFFIGHSKYGAARWFSLGPINVTPSDIAKLALLIALARFLAYTKLRPQSIGRLLISTVITVIPVGMVIVQPDLGTSMVFVALLFSLWFWSGLSPFYIILIISPLISLLTAFHWLTWVVYLVILIGFILAFRPGFLSGSLAVTVNLFFGILAPIVWNRLADYQKLRILTFLDPGRDPRGAGYQIIQSKIAVGSGGLIGKGYLEGSQSQLKFLPERHTDFIFSVLGEEFGFIGTLIVIVLFAYIFYRGIMIAARCRSKFTSYLAWGAITILFFQFFINVGMTIGLMPVTGLPLPLLSYGGTSQILSWILISLLVLADYHWTEY